In Glycine max cultivar Williams 82 chromosome 7, Glycine_max_v4.0, whole genome shotgun sequence, a single window of DNA contains:
- the LOC100807605 gene encoding uncharacterized protein gives MPLYTKFLKDLLIKKGKYINNESIVVEGNCSAIIQRILPPKFKDLGSVTIPCSIGAVLVGKTLIDLGASINLMPLSMCRRIGNLEIVPTRMTLQLADHSITRPYGVVEDVLVKADPLMLIAKFVVDIGNGNLEISFDDHKVTFNLFDAIKHPNDRKACFKVEAVEQEVAMVV, from the exons ATGCCACTTTATACCAAGTTCTTGAAGGATCTCCTCATCAAAAAGGGTAAATATATCAACAATGAAAGTAtagtggtggaaggaaattgcagtGCTATCATTCAAAGAATTCTACCACCAAAGTTCAAGGATCTAGGAAGTGTAACCATTCCATGTTCAATAGGGGCTGTGTTAGTGGGAAAAACACTGATTGATTTGGGAGCTAGCATCAATTTGATGCCACTTTCGATGTGCAGAAGAATTGGGAATTTAGAAATTGTGCCCACAAGAATGACACTTCAGCTTGCAGACCACTCAATCACACGACCTTATGGCGTGGTTGAAGATGTGTTAGTTAAA GCTGACCCTTTAATGTTGATAGCCAAATTTGTAGTTGATATAGGCAATGGTAACTTGGAAATAAGTTTTGATGATCATAAGGTTACCTTTAACTTATTTGACGCAATAAAGCATCCAAATGATCGCAAGGCATGTTTCAAAGTGGAAGCAGTTGAGCAAGAAGTTGCAATGGTGGTTTAA